Within Vicia villosa cultivar HV-30 ecotype Madison, WI linkage group LG1, Vvil1.0, whole genome shotgun sequence, the genomic segment TCGAGACAACGTTCATTTAGTCGGTCTCGACGACGCTGCCGCCAGATTAGGTCATAATCACTgttcatttcttttttattttattaattttaaattaaaactgaATCTAATAGTTCTTAATTTTCAGGTGTTGAGAGAAGACGGATCTATGATATTGTCAATGTTCTGGAGAGCATTGGGGTTTGTTTTCTTGGTTCTTTTTAAcgttgatgttttatgttatttcatgttttaatgtttgtttttaattttatttttaattttttttgttaggtTCTTGCAAGAAAGGCCAAGAACCAATACACGTGGAAAGGGTTTGGGGCGATTCCTGTTGCTTTGCAGGAGCTCAAGGTAATTTCAATTTGATTTATGATTTAAATTTTGggattcgttttttttttttaattttaaattttgttatgGGTTTGTAGGAAGAGGGTTTATGGAAGAATTTCAATTCACAAGAAGGTGGCAACGAGGATGTAAAGGTGAgttctttttttaataatttttttgggAACAATTTGTAAATGTTTTGAAGGTTTATTGGTGTTAATTAATTTTGTGATATAGATatcggatgaagatgatgaggaaGAATCATATTCCCAACCCAATGGAAGTCAGAGTGAATCATTATCATTATCCCAAACCAATGGAAGTCAAACCAATGGAAGTCAGACCAATGGAAGTCAGAGTGACAGTCTCAACCCTAGTTCTTGTTTTCCCAGAGCTCTGAAAAATGGTATGTTTATTTCAAACATGTTTTAAGATTTATGAACCTGTTGTGTTTTTATTATTGTCGTTGTTCTGCTATGTATGATATTGTTTTGTCTTTGATGTTAACATCTTGAATTGATTCTTAACTTTAATAACAAATGTGTTTATTAACATCCTGAATTGATTCTTGAAACTGTAATGTTAACAAAAGTGTTTGTAAATGTCTCCAAGTTAACTCATCAAGAGTTGTTGTGCAAGCACAGATTGAGAGGCCTCCAATCTTAATCTAAGCACACATTAATATTCTATGAGTTATGAGTTTGttaaaatgtttttcaaaaatattattattttcaaacgaTAATTGTTTATAGATTTTTTTGCTTCATATTATTAGCCTGGATTAGTCAAGAACTGTGTTTTTAAAGCCTCAGCACACTGAAAATGAATGTACCTGCTGCAATTTGTTGCTCACTTTTCTACTCTGATGTTTTGTAGATAGAAGAGAAAAATCTTTGGCGCTGCTTACTCAGAATTTTGTCAAGCTTTTTGTCTGCTCCAATGTGAGAATTGTCAAGTTTCATGTTCATTTGATGTTGATTTGTCTTTATTATCCATGCAATATGTTAAACATgtttattaacaataataatcacTCTACTTTATAGCTGGAAATGATATCCCTTGATGATGCAGCGAGATTGTTGCTTGGAGATGCATACAATTCATCAACAATGCGAAGTATGTAAATAGAATGATTTAATTTGTTTGTTTTCTGTTAACAAAAGAATCAGTGTTGTACCTTTCACTAACACTCCCATTTGACTGTCCTTTCAGCAAAAGTTAGACGCCTTTATGATATTGCAAATGTCCTAACCTCCATGAATCTGATCGAGAAGGTGATATATATTCCTCGcttttttcattttatatttgttCGTTCATTTGTTTATTGATCATTGCTACCGTACAAAGCTTTTACGCTAACTGTTATTTTACAAATTGATGCAGACACATACCACTGATACACGAAAACCAGCATTCAGGTGGCTAGGCTTGAAAGGGAAAACTTGGAACGAGGCATCGCTTTACAACTCACATCAAAACGAGTCTAAAAAACGAGCATTTGGAAATGATGTCACAAACATTAGCTTCACGAGGAACAGATCAGATTTGTTCATGGGTGGAGACTTCAGCCAGAGCTTTAAGAAGCAAAAGACAATGGAAAATGACAGCGGGCTTGGTCAGGAAGATAAAAAGCAGACTTCAGCAAACTATCAATTCGGTCCTTTTGCTCCGGCCTTCGTGTCCAAATCCGGAACTTCTGAGAACACTAAAGCGAAGCAGGTGCATGATTGGGAGAGTCTAGCAACTGAACATTCCCCTCAGTATCAAAATCAAGGCAATTAAGTACTTTAATCTTTTGCAAAACtattaaaaatgataattttcTTTTGAAACTTGTAATCTTAAAACAGTGGCTTGATTATTAAACTGATGTGTTGTTATGATTTGTTATGGATGCAGCTTTGAAAGAACTTTACTCCCACTATATGGAAGCATGGAAATCTTGGTACTCTGAAGTTGCTGGGAAGAGGTCAACACAAGTTTTGTAACTTATATATccaacaaaatcaaataaaatagctTTTCCAAAAGAGATTATCCATTGTAAGATGCATTCTAGATGTACCAACTTAGAGCTacaatttaagttttttttcttcttccatgGCCTGATATCAGATTAGGCTATATTTGGAAATTCTATTACACCTGTTTAGTGTTTACCATAGAGTTTCAAACCCTTATGTTGTCTTCAGCTGTTAATTCAAGAaagtcttgaataatttatttacaaGGAACTAGG encodes:
- the LOC131605085 gene encoding E2F transcription factor-like E2FE isoform X3; protein product: MASSSDPPSSRHHTYDRKQKSLGLLCTNFLSLYNRDNVHLVGLDDAAARLGVERRRIYDIVNVLESIGVLARKAKNQYTWKGFGAIPVALQELKEEGLWKNFNSQEGGNEDVKISDEDDEEESYSQPNGSQSESLSLSQTNGSQTNGSQTNGSQSDSLNPSSCFPRALKNDRREKSLALLTQNFVKLFVCSNLEMISLDDAARLLLGDAYNSSTMRTKVRRLYDIANVLTSMNLIEKTHTTDTRKPAFRWLGLKGKTWNEASLYNSHQNESKKRAFGNDVTNISFTRNRSDLFMGGDFSQSFKKQKTMENDSGLGQEDKKQTSANYQFGPFAPAFVSKSGTSENTKAKQL
- the LOC131605085 gene encoding E2F transcription factor-like E2FE isoform X2 encodes the protein MASSSDPPSSRHHTYDRKQKSLGLLCTNFLSLYNRDNVHLVGLDDAAARLGVERRRIYDIVNVLESIGVLARKAKNQYTWKGFGAIPVALQELKEEGLWKNFNSQEGGNEDVKISDEDDEEESYSQPNGSQSESLSLSQTNGSQTNGSQTNGSQSDSLNPSSCFPRALKNDRREKSLALLTQNFVKLFVCSNLEMISLDDAARLLLGDAYNSSTMRTKVRRLYDIANVLTSMNLIEKTHTTDTRKPAFRWLGLKGKTWNEASLYNSHQNESKKRAFGNDVTNISFTRNRSDLFMGGDFSQSFKKQKTMENDSGLGQEDKKQTSANYQFGPFAPAFVSKSGTSENTKAKQVHDWESLATEHSPQYQNQGN
- the LOC131605085 gene encoding E2F transcription factor-like E2FE isoform X1, with translation MASSSDPPSSRHHTYDRKQKSLGLLCTNFLSLYNRDNVHLVGLDDAAARLGVERRRIYDIVNVLESIGVLARKAKNQYTWKGFGAIPVALQELKEEGLWKNFNSQEGGNEDVKISDEDDEEESYSQPNGSQSESLSLSQTNGSQTNGSQTNGSQSDSLNPSSCFPRALKNDRREKSLALLTQNFVKLFVCSNLEMISLDDAARLLLGDAYNSSTMRTKVRRLYDIANVLTSMNLIEKTHTTDTRKPAFRWLGLKGKTWNEASLYNSHQNESKKRAFGNDVTNISFTRNRSDLFMGGDFSQSFKKQKTMENDSGLGQEDKKQTSANYQFGPFAPAFVSKSGTSENTKAKQVHDWESLATEHSPQYQNQALKELYSHYMEAWKSWYSEVAGKRSTQVL